From the Mycobacterium sp. DL592 genome, the window CTGCGCCGAGCTGCTGGTTGTCGCCCTCGGTGAGGGCCGCGAGGCACATGTCTTCGGGCGGCGCACCATGCCGCACATGGACCTGGCCTCGGTATCGTGCGCCATCCAGAATCTGTGGCTGGCCGCGCGCGCGGAGGGCCTCGGCATGGGGTGGGTGTCGCTGTTCGACCCGCGCCGCCTCGCCGAGCTGCTGGGCATGCCGGAGGACGCCGAACCCGTGGCGATCCTGTGCCTGGGACCGGTCCCGGACTTCCCCGACCGGCCCGCACTGGAGCTCGACCAGTGGGCGTTCGGGCGGCCCCTGGCCGAGTTCGTCAGCGAAAACGGTTGGGACTGAACACCGTCAGCCGTCATAAGGCAGGCTGGGTCCTACGATGACCGTTCCCCTGCTCGCCGACCCGGGCGACCTGTCCGCCGTGCGCGCGATGGGCGCCGACCCCGACGGGCTGTTCGAGTCGTTCTCTGCCTGGGCGCAGGCCGGTGGCATCACCCTGTATCCGGCGCAGGACGAGGCGTTGATCGAGTTGATC encodes:
- the bluB gene encoding 5,6-dimethylbenzimidazole synthase encodes the protein MRRFVPGSTVGEDVLARLLAAAHAAPSVGLMQPWRFIRITDDAVRRQIHALVDDERRLTATALGERSEEFLALKVEGILDCAELLVVALGEGREAHVFGRRTMPHMDLASVSCAIQNLWLAARAEGLGMGWVSLFDPRRLAELLGMPEDAEPVAILCLGPVPDFPDRPALELDQWAFGRPLAEFVSENGWD